TATTTCTCAAAACCCAGAAATTCAACAAGTCTCTTTTGAACAACTTCAAAGCATATTAACTCAATACAAAAGTAGTAAAGACACATTCTTTAAAAAAAATCTAGAAGATAGTTTGAGTCGTTTTTTTAATAGCTCTGACCAAACAGTTGATGATTTAAGAAAACTCTCTGATGCAGCTCTTTACCAAGAGAATGACATCCTGAGTATTGACTTTCAAAATTCTAATCAATCAGAATTGTATACTTTTGCTCAATTCCTCAAACGAAAAAATGAAAGCATAAGTTCAATCTTTACAATGGCGACTAAAGTATGTTCTGTTTCCACGCTAAGTAAGATACTGCAAAATATTGAAGCTTCATATCAAGACGAAATTGTAAAGTCAATTACTGGAGTCCAACAACAATTAGATATTCTTGAAACAGAGAGCAGGAAGTTTAACGATAACATTGGTGGTTTAAATAAGGCATTCAGTCAATTTAAAAAAGAACGTTTGCCGTCTACTGAAATTGAAAGTCAATCTCAAAAGTTTGCAAAGTGGCAAAACGTAGTTATATTCGATTGTTCAAGTTATAGCTACAGCCAATATCAGAGTAAAAAAGAGGATCTAAATAATTTCAAGGAAGATTTCACTAAGAAAGTACAACAAATAATTAGTGATTTATATTCTTCTTCTCAAAAACTTAATGTCAATTTTGACACAGTACTAGAAAATGCTCGAAATTTAATTATTTGGGGGGTGATCATTTTAATTTGTACTTTTGCGTTTTCGTCATGTACCGGTTCTTTTGGATCTCGGTCAAATAACGTGACAGCTAAACAGGGAACTTCTACTACAGCAAGTACGAAGCAATGGTATGAAAAAAACTACCCAAAAAATAGTTGTGGAACTCCAAAAGCTCCTAGTGCTGGTGAATGTTGGAATCCGGTATTTATTAGCTATACGAATTCCAACTGGAGTGAAATCATTAACACTTGCAAAGATGTTCCTAAAGCTCAGTCTCAAAGTAGAGCAAGGCAAAGAGGCAAAATACAAATTGCGTCTTTTAATAGCGAGTCTGATGCTAAAGGTTTCGCTAAGTTTATGGATCAACACTACTCCGGCACTCCGTGGATAGGAGAAACGAAGTGTTACTAGTCATGTTTTAGTTGGAGGTTACATTGAAATGATTAAATGGTTTTATATTGGAAGCGGATTACTTATTCTTTTAGGCATTTTGCAAATGTTTAATGTCCAAAGAGATAAATCTAGACAGGAAAATGAATCCTACAGGCTGAATAATCAAATTAACAGCCTAAGAGAAATTATTGATGTACTGCAGCAGAATTGGAAATCATGAGCTTGTCTAATACCATTTGCTTCAAGTTGAATACGAAGTCTAATAATAAGTCTCAATCGAAAAACTTCGGTTTATTTCGTCTGACTGCATATGAACAACTTCTTAATTCTCTTCAATCAACTTATTCTGATTTTTCCTTCTCTATTCGTCATTTATATAATCCTTCTGAAGAAGAAAAGCTTAAATCTTTTATACTAATCAGCTCAGGTTCTAACTCACCACATACTGGTAGTGCTCAAGTTTTAGCAGGTCAGTTAAAAGGAAGCTTAGGAAGATGGTACGAAGTAAAGGAACACAAGATTGAACTCTTTGATTTGTTTGATTGGGTCGGCTCTATCAGTCATTTATGTAAGTTTGGGGAATTTGTCAACTCTAATGATCTCTCTACATATGTTCCTCATCCATTACACTTGCCTAAAATATTTGAGTATGCAAATGACGATGATGATTTTATTTTATTAGATTTCCTAGAAGAAAATGAATCTGAGAAGTTGATTGTAGATATTGTCCTCTCCAGAGATAAAAGTTTAGAGCAGAATCATACTCTAAGTAAAGCAATTAAAGAATCCAATCAAATACTAGAACGAAATAAGTCAACAAAAAATATTGATAAAATTTACGAGTATTACCAGTCTCATTACTTAGAAAATCCCTTATTTAATTATAGTATTCGTGCACTTGGAGCAAATGCTATTGATACAGTTGCTATATTGACAGCATTAAATGCTATTCTTACGCAGAGAAATAACAACTGTAAAAGTTTACAGCTTTACTCATTTGATGCAGGAAATTTTCTTTTCAAAGATGGTTTAGATGCTGCACATAAGGCACAAGCTTTTACTGGATTCGAATGGCACGGTTGGAACACTGAACAAGGAAAGAACCTAGAAAACCAACATATTAAGAAAACGCGAAAATCGAAGGGGCTTTTATCTACTTGGGATGATGGATCATTAGATATACCAGAACCTGTTTTAACCTTTGAAGAATCCTTGCAGGCAGTTCAGGAACAGAAATTATTGTCGTCTATATCTGACAAAAATCAGAGTGGTATAGAATCGAAAGAGCTTGTTCTCCGAGGCAGCTCGGCATTATCTAAAGCTCACAAAGCGAAAATCCCCACTATTGCCAATCTTAAGCCTTTACACCATCTGACTACATATTCAGAATTCTCAAAATTCATCAGATTTTTTGCTTCTTGTATGCCTGAACAACAACAGAATGCTTGTCAATTTCAAGATGAAGAGATTTTCACGAAATATCGACACCTTATTACAAAAGATACATATATAGTTGGATTAGATGATAATGAAGAGCCAGTGCTTTCTTCTTGGGCAGAAATTCCACATCGCCTTATTGCAGGTTTGCCCGGCTCAGGAAAAACTAATTTTCTAAATTGGATTGTGTTCCAATTCCTATTTGTTAACCCACGAAGGAAAATCTATATTTCTGATTTCGGTGGTGTTGACTTCCAATACTTACAAGACCTTAACTTAAATGTTGAGATTGTAGATGAGCTTGACGACTGTGTTGATTTCGTAGAGAAAATTCACCAAGAAGAGTATGAAAGACGTTTAGGCTTAATGAAGCAGTATAAGGTCTCAAATATTAAATCTCTGGAACAAGAAGGAGTGGATATCGACAGAACGCTATGGATTATCGACGAAGCGGCAGATATCGCCGATGCCCAATACAAGGTCAAGGGAACAATTGAGAAACGCTTAAAAGAATATGCCCGTAAAGGACGAAAATACGGAATCCAAGTTTTGTATTGCACACAGCGTCCCACTACTGAAGTTGTCTCTAAACAAGTGACAGACCAGTGCGAAGAAAAAAACATTTTTAGAGTTTCCCCCGATGCCAGTCAGCGTATGCTTAATGATGCGATCGCCGGAACGATTACGCCAGATCAACGCGGGCGATGTTGGCTAGATGGTCACGCTGGCAGAATGTTTGTAAATGTACCAAAAATAGAGAAGCCAGAGGGTAGTACCATTGCAGTAGAAGATACTCTTTGGAGACACTTCATCAAGTAGCACTTACTTATTTACTTTTCGATTGTTTACTAAGAAGAAAATGAATTTAATTGAAGTAATTGAAGAGTTTCGCCAAATGATTAAAGAGCTTGTAGATAGACTTGAAGAGATCGATTCTGTGTCTCAAGGTATTCCTTCTACTGAAGCAGAACAATTAAGCAATAAATTTGCTGTCTTGATGGATAATTTAGAAGAGGTTGGTTCTCGCCTCAATACAAGTACTGAACTTTTGGACGAAATTCGTGACCGATGGGGATAATATATAATGTCTCTATCAGAAGAAATTGCAAGTTTTCGAGTAAATTTAGCTAGAACATTATCTTGCCTTTATACAATTCATCAGGCTTCGGAGGATTTACTAGAGTCTTCAGCAGAGGAAATTTCGTTAAAACTCGCTAAACTTCAGGATTTGTTATCAGAAGTTTCTGACTGTCATCAGTCATCAGTTAACTACCTTGTAGACATTGACCAACAGTGGGGAAGCGGACAGTTCTCGAAATCTTCTAAAGTGAACCGTAGCAATCATCAAAGTGCTGCTTTAAAGTCTAATAAAAAGAAGAAAATCGACGAGTTGCAATCTCTTGTAGACTACCGAGAGAAAATGGGTTTTCCAGTAGCAGGTAGCGAAGAAGATAATGCCACAGTTACTAAGTTACAAATAGGAGACAAGACTTACTTTGGCGTTAACTCCAGCCGAAATCCAAATCGCCGGAAGATTACATTAAGAGTCAATTTCATCTCCCGTACCCATGCCGAAGCAGATGTCTTCCAACAAGCTTTTGATGCTGGAGTACGAAGTGATTATGTAAAATTAGTGGTAGATCGTGATCCTTGCCGAGCCTGCGGTTTGAGGGGTGGCATCAAGGGAATGGCAAGACAACTAGGAGTCAAAACCCTCGAAATTATTAGTCCCAGCGGTCGTCAAATTATTCAAATAACTTGAGATTTTTATTATGTTTATCTCCTACTTCTCATTTGAAAATTGGCAAGGTAACAGAAACGATTTAGTGACGAAAGCAGTAGAAAACTGGTCAGACATTGAAACGGAAATCCGTCGCCTCAATGCGAAAACACAAACCTTAGTCACGCTGGAAACCGAAGACGAAGTACATATGGCAATTGGTGGGGGTCAAGGACAGTATGTCGCTTATGTTGCCCTAGCAGACGAAAGTTTTCACAACATCATTGATCCATCTAAATCAGAGCGCGAAGTGAACGTCATGGTTGGCGGGCAAGAAAGTCCATATCCAGAAAAACAATGTGTTGCTCTTGAAACTGTTTTGCAAGCTGCCAAAACCTTTGCAGAAAGTGGACAGATGGATAAAACCGTAGTTTGGGAAGAAGATCTCGCCCTTGAGTTAGTTTAGAAAATCGCCGAAATTCTCATCGAAGCCGGAATGCCCAAAGGTGTGTTCCAGTTTGTGCCGGGGCGGGGTTCTACCGTTGGTAACTACATGGTGAAACATCCCGATGTGCATCTAATCGCGTTCACTGGTTCCCGCGAAGTGGGTTGTGATATTTATGCGAATGCGGCGATCGTGCAACCCGGTCAAAAGCATCTCAAGCGCGTCATTGCGGAGATGGGTGGTAAGAATGCCATCATCGTCGATGACAGTGCCGACCTCGATCAAGCGGTGGCGGGTGTGCTCCATTCTGCCTTTGGTTATAGCGGTCAAAAGTGTTCAGCTTGTTCCCGTGCCATTGTGATGGATGCGGTGCATGACACCTTCGTCGAGCGTCTGGTGGAAGCGGTGAAATCCATTAATGTCGGTGAAACGGATAATCCCAGCGTCAAGATGGGGCCT
The sequence above is a segment of the [Limnothrix rosea] IAM M-220 genome. Coding sequences within it:
- a CDS encoding FtsK/SpoIIIE domain-containing protein, with amino-acid sequence MSNTICFKLNTKSNNKSQSKNFGLFRLTAYEQLLNSLQSTYSDFSFSIRHLYNPSEEEKLKSFILISSGSNSPHTGSAQVLAGQLKGSLGRWYEVKEHKIELFDLFDWVGSISHLCKFGEFVNSNDLSTYVPHPLHLPKIFEYANDDDDFILLDFLEENESEKLIVDIVLSRDKSLEQNHTLSKAIKESNQILERNKSTKNIDKIYEYYQSHYLENPLFNYSIRALGANAIDTVAILTALNAILTQRNNNCKSLQLYSFDAGNFLFKDGLDAAHKAQAFTGFEWHGWNTEQGKNLENQHIKKTRKSKGLLSTWDDGSLDIPEPVLTFEESLQAVQEQKLLSSISDKNQSGIESKELVLRGSSALSKAHKAKIPTIANLKPLHHLTTYSEFSKFIRFFASCMPEQQQNACQFQDEEIFTKYRHLITKDTYIVGLDDNEEPVLSSWAEIPHRLIAGLPGSGKTNFLNWIVFQFLFVNPRRKIYISDFGGVDFQYLQDLNLNVEIVDELDDCVDFVEKIHQEEYERRLGLMKQYKVSNIKSLEQEGVDIDRTLWIIDEAADIADAQYKVKGTIEKRLKEYARKGRKYGIQVLYCTQRPTTEVVSKQVTDQCEEKNIFRVSPDASQRMLNDAIAGTITPDQRGRCWLDGHAGRMFVNVPKIEKPEGSTIAVEDTLWRHFIK
- a CDS encoding deaminase, with amino-acid sequence MSLSEEIASFRVNLARTLSCLYTIHQASEDLLESSAEEISLKLAKLQDLLSEVSDCHQSSVNYLVDIDQQWGSGQFSKSSKVNRSNHQSAALKSNKKKKIDELQSLVDYREKMGFPVAGSEEDNATVTKLQIGDKTYFGVNSSRNPNRRKITLRVNFISRTHAEADVFQQAFDAGVRSDYVKLVVDRDPCRACGLRGGIKGMARQLGVKTLEIISPSGRQIIQIT
- a CDS encoding Imm1 family immunity protein; the protein is MFISYFSFENWQGNRNDLVTKAVENWSDIETEIRRLNAKTQTLVTLETEDEVHMAIGGGQGQYVAYVALADESFHNIIDPSKSEREVNVMVGGQESPYPEKQCVALETVLQAAKTFAESGQMDKTVVWEEDLALELV